A section of the Epinephelus moara isolate mb chromosome 3, YSFRI_EMoa_1.0, whole genome shotgun sequence genome encodes:
- the chek1 gene encoding serine/threonine-protein kinase Chk1: MAVPFVQDWDLIQTLGEGAYGEVRLLVNRQTEEAVAVKVIDTSQAKECAENVKKEVCIHKMLNHQNIVRFFGHRKEGTTMYLFLEYCTGGELFDRIEPDVGMAEKDAHRFFQQLIAAVEYLHCKGITHRDIKPENILLDDKDNLKLTDFGLATMFRFKGRERLLSRLCGTLPYVAPELLSQTEYKAQPADIWACGIVLTAMLAGELPWDQPTESCQEYSDWLQKKTYLPPWKKIQPMPLSLLSKLLLASPDGRITIADIKKDRWFTQGSKQTPLGSAGNKHLRSDVGQISRANSDDRNVSSSQPDFAAGGWEAMLIIGQSDGQVSFSQPIKPEHMLLGSQLLGTPGASQSPWQRLVRRMTRFFTTVNAEVSLTALTDACDSLSLGFKLTCTKQVTVSTLDKRNNKLIFKVHLLEMNQRVLLDFRLSKGDGLEFKRLFVKIKHKLGDIISTQKILPPIT, from the exons ATGGCTGTGCCTTTTGTTCAAGACTGGGACCTGATTCAGACTCTGGGAGAAGGAGCCTATGGAGA AGTGAGGCTGCTGGTGAACAGGCAGACGGAGGAGGCGGTGGCAGTGAAGGTGATCGATACCTCTCAGGCTAAAGAGTGCGCTGAAAATGTCAAGAAGGAGGTCTGCATCCATAAG ATGCTCAACCACCAAAACATCGTACGTTTCTTTGGCCATCGGAAGGAAGGTACGACTATGTACCTCTTCCTGGAGTACTGCACCGGCGGAGAACTGTTCGACCGAATTG agCCTGATGTTGGGATGGCAGAGAAAGATGCTCATAGATTTTTCCAGCAGCTAATAGCAGCTGTG GAATACCTCCACTGTAAGGGCATCACCCACAGAGACATAAAGCCAGAGAACATTTTGCTGGATGACAAAG ATAACCTGAAGCTGACAGACTTTGgcctggccaccatgtttcgCTTCAAAGGACGAGAGCGTCTTCTGAGTCGACTCTGCGGGACTCTTCCCTACGTGGCTCCGGAGCTTCTCAGCCAAACAGAGTACAAAGCTCAGCCTGCAGATATCTGGGCCTGTGGGATCGTTCTCACTGCCATGCTGGCTGGAG AGCTGCCGTGGGACCAGCCCACTGAGAGCTGTCAGGAGTATTCAGACTGGctccaaaagaaaacatacctacCTCCTTGGAAGAAAATACAACCAATGCCTCTTA GTTTGTTGTCCAAGTTGCTGCTGGCCAGTCCAGATGGTCGCATCACCATCGCTGACATAAAGAAAGACCGCTGGTTCACTCAAG ggtCAAAGCAAACACCTCTGGGCTCAGCAGGAAACAAACATCTTCGATCAGACGTGGGGCAGATATCCCGAGCCAACAG TGATGACAGAAATGTTTCCAGCTCTCAGCCTGATTTTGCAGCAGGTGGCTGGGAAGCCATGTTGATCATTGGCCAAAGTGACGGCCAAGTCAGCTTCTCTCAGCCGATCAAGCCGGAGCACATGCTGCTGGGTAGTCAGCTGCTGGGCACACCTGGAGCCAGTCAG TCACCTTGGCAGAGATTAGTGCGGAGGATGACTCGTTTCTTCACCACTGTGAATGCCGAAGTCTCCTTGACTGCCCTGACGGACGCCtgtgacagcctgtcactcggCTTCAAACTCACCTGCACCAAACAG GTGACGGTGAGCACGCTGGACAAACGCAATAACAAACTCATCTTCAAAGTCCACTTGCTAGAGATGAATCAGAGAGTGCTGCTGGACTTCAGACTGTCTAAG GGTGACGGTCTGGAGTTTAAACGTCTCTTTGTGAAGATAAAACACAAGCTCGGGGACATCATCAGCACTCAGAAGATTTTACCCCCCATCACATGA